In Micromonospora sp. WMMD980, the following are encoded in one genomic region:
- a CDS encoding zinc ribbon domain-containing protein, with amino-acid sequence MAIDVRGGVVRDRARRTASGRSDERPAQPEPPVSKVFTLEGLLLCRGCGTSLQPMRMLGQRAYRGPCGCRLTAVDAEAIEQFVLETVAAPAPGLTADAAPEELGSIFRRLFVAVRVGGCAQDLSIVWRL; translated from the coding sequence GTGGCCATTGACGTGCGAGGCGGCGTGGTGCGCGACCGCGCTCGCCGTACCGCATCCGGTCGTAGCGATGAACGGCCAGCGCAGCCGGAACCGCCTGTCTCGAAGGTCTTCACCCTTGAAGGGCTGCTGCTGTGCCGCGGTTGCGGCACGTCGCTGCAGCCCATGCGGATGCTCGGTCAGCGTGCCTACCGAGGGCCCTGCGGCTGTCGGCTGACCGCCGTGGATGCCGAGGCCATCGAACAGTTCGTCCTGGAGACGGTGGCGGCGCCAGCGCCGGGGTTGACGGCGGACGCGGCACCCGAGGAACTCGGCAGCATCTTCCGCCGCTTGTTCGTCGCCGTACGGGTCGGTGGCTGCGCCCAGGACTTGTCCATCGTCTGGCGTCTGTAG
- a CDS encoding APC family permease, which translates to MYTRQTAPPPEIGVAQVSPDSSRFGYRPELRRSLGFADLLFYGLVFMVPIAPMGIFGSVYAGAGGMVALAYVVGMVALVFTAASYAQMVKAFPLAGSVYNYAGRGIGAPVGFLAGWAILLDYVLVPSLLYLIAAVAMHSTVPVIPVWAWLVGFVLLNTLVNYRGIRMTALITRVLLIGEVIVLVVFLAAAGRALAQGKGQGFSWTPLYNPDTFTWALVFGAVSIAVLSFLGFDGISMLAEENKGGAGQIGRAMAAALGVAGLLFITQTWMAALLVPDPGGLLANGDPDGTAFYDAARLAGGPWLATLCAVATAVAWGVANSLVAQVATSRLLYAMARDRQLPKFLAAVSVRHSVPTHAITLTALVSLAIGLYMNWRTDGIALLSSLINFGALTAFLVLHLAVVWHYLVRRRSRNYVAHLLLPGIGFTILAYVVINANVAAQRLGFVWLTLGLLVLAGLYAAGRRPQLSGLAGGRESA; encoded by the coding sequence ATGTACACGAGGCAGACAGCGCCGCCACCGGAGATCGGCGTGGCGCAGGTGTCGCCGGACTCGTCGCGGTTCGGGTACCGACCGGAGCTGCGCCGCTCACTCGGCTTCGCCGACCTGCTCTTCTACGGGCTGGTGTTCATGGTGCCGATCGCGCCGATGGGCATCTTCGGATCCGTCTACGCAGGTGCCGGCGGGATGGTCGCGCTGGCCTACGTCGTCGGCATGGTGGCGCTGGTGTTCACCGCCGCCTCGTACGCCCAGATGGTCAAGGCGTTTCCGCTGGCAGGCAGCGTGTACAACTACGCAGGCCGGGGGATCGGCGCACCGGTCGGCTTCCTCGCGGGCTGGGCCATCCTGCTGGACTACGTGCTGGTGCCGAGCCTGCTGTACCTGATCGCGGCGGTGGCGATGCACTCCACCGTACCGGTGATCCCGGTCTGGGCTTGGCTGGTCGGCTTCGTGCTGCTCAACACGCTGGTCAACTATCGGGGAATCCGGATGACCGCCCTGATCACCCGCGTGCTGCTCATCGGCGAGGTCATCGTGCTGGTGGTCTTCCTTGCCGCAGCCGGTCGTGCTCTCGCGCAGGGCAAGGGACAGGGCTTCTCGTGGACGCCGCTCTACAACCCTGACACGTTCACCTGGGCGCTGGTGTTCGGCGCGGTGTCGATCGCTGTGCTCAGCTTCCTCGGCTTCGACGGCATCTCGATGCTGGCCGAGGAGAACAAGGGCGGCGCGGGGCAGATCGGCCGGGCGATGGCCGCCGCGCTGGGCGTGGCCGGACTGCTGTTCATCACCCAGACCTGGATGGCTGCGTTGCTGGTGCCCGACCCGGGCGGCCTACTGGCGAACGGCGACCCGGACGGGACGGCGTTCTACGACGCGGCGCGGCTCGCCGGTGGACCCTGGCTCGCCACCCTGTGCGCGGTCGCCACCGCCGTCGCCTGGGGCGTGGCGAACTCTCTCGTCGCGCAGGTCGCCACCTCGCGGCTGCTGTATGCCATGGCCCGCGACCGGCAGCTGCCGAAGTTCCTGGCCGCGGTCTCGGTGCGTCACAGCGTGCCCACCCACGCCATCACCCTCACCGCCCTGGTGTCGCTGGCGATCGGCCTCTACATGAACTGGCGTACCGACGGCATCGCCCTGCTGTCCAGCCTGATCAACTTCGGCGCGCTGACTGCGTTCCTCGTTCTGCACCTCGCCGTCGTCTGGCACTACCTGGTCCGCCGCCGCAGCCGCAACTACGTCGCGCACCTGCTCCTTCCGGGAATCGGGTTCACGATCCTCGCCTACGTCGTGATCAACGCCAACGTGGCCGCGCAACGCCTCGGCTTCGTCTGGCTCACCCTCGGCCTGCTGGTGCTGGCGGGTCTGTACGCTGCCGGCCGCCGTCCCCAGCTCTCCGGCCTCGCCGGCGGACGGGAGTCGGCATGA
- a CDS encoding acetamidase/formamidase family protein, whose protein sequence is MTSTVTYQPGENELRHTFGAHPAVAEITPGSLLVTSTEDCFGGAVRTVDDLPSQVCQAFNPVTGPFHVAGAEPGDTLALHLAAITPARDWGMSATFPHFGALTGTHTTAMLHPPIEERVWRYTIDAAADTVTFHARRSDHAIVMPLEPMLGTVGVAPGGGEARSTIVPDAHGGNLDTPEIRPGVTVYLGVNVPGALFAIGDGHARQGHGEVCGVAVETAMNVTLAVDLIKGVATPWPRIETDRRIISIGAARPLEDAYRISQHDLVTWTAQLTGLELLDAYQFVSQAGRAAPGNVCDPLYTMHAALTKDVLAGASPYGGVHHRLRHRAESTR, encoded by the coding sequence ATGACCAGCACAGTCACCTACCAGCCGGGCGAGAACGAACTGCGCCATACCTTCGGCGCCCACCCGGCGGTCGCCGAGATCACGCCCGGAAGCCTGCTCGTCACCAGCACCGAGGACTGCTTCGGCGGCGCCGTCCGCACCGTCGACGACCTGCCCTCGCAGGTGTGCCAGGCGTTCAACCCCGTCACCGGCCCCTTCCACGTGGCCGGCGCGGAACCCGGCGACACTCTCGCGCTGCACTTAGCGGCCATCACCCCCGCCCGCGACTGGGGCATGTCCGCCACCTTCCCGCACTTCGGCGCACTGACCGGCACCCACACCACGGCGATGCTGCACCCGCCGATCGAGGAACGCGTGTGGCGGTACACCATCGACGCCGCCGCCGACACCGTCACCTTCCACGCCCGCCGCTCCGACCACGCGATCGTCATGCCCCTGGAGCCGATGCTCGGCACCGTGGGAGTCGCCCCAGGCGGCGGGGAGGCACGCTCCACGATCGTGCCCGACGCGCACGGCGGCAACCTGGACACCCCGGAGATTCGCCCGGGAGTCACCGTCTACCTCGGCGTCAACGTTCCCGGTGCGCTGTTCGCTATCGGCGACGGCCACGCCCGCCAAGGCCACGGCGAGGTGTGCGGCGTCGCGGTGGAGACCGCCATGAACGTCACCCTCGCCGTCGACCTGATCAAGGGCGTGGCCACACCATGGCCACGCATCGAGACCGACCGTCGGATCATCTCGATCGGCGCCGCCCGACCCTTGGAGGACGCGTACCGGATCAGCCAGCACGACCTGGTCACCTGGACGGCACAGCTGACCGGGCTGGAGCTGCTTGACGCCTACCAGTTCGTCTCCCAGGCCGGCCGCGCCGCACCCGGCAACGTCTGCGATCCGCTGTACACCATGCACGCGGCCCTCACCAAAGATGTCCTGGCGGGCGCGAGTCCCTACGGCGGGGTGCATCACCGGCTGCGCCACCGCGCTGAGTCGACCAGGTGA
- a CDS encoding GPP34 family phosphoprotein gives MSHAAFDTPPVRLPLRVELFVLTHNDSGAPLAHLPSLSLALAGAILTNLVAPIERVRVVGDAAIAVHRHPTGDPVTDWALTFLTRHHRALSIREAVRLLGEHAYDKVTAGLIAGGLVEQVTRRRMLGRVIAYPPTDPAVIHRVRGRLRYGVLGYDDPDPQTDALAGLLRALRLESELYLDGFDTDLRERLRQMLARAGHHTPATEKIVCAVEDLIGETAVSVYR, from the coding sequence ATGAGCCACGCCGCTTTCGACACTCCGCCGGTCCGCCTCCCGCTGCGCGTCGAGCTGTTCGTGCTGACCCACAACGACAGCGGCGCTCCGCTGGCTCACCTGCCGTCTCTGTCACTCGCGCTGGCCGGAGCCATCCTCACCAACCTGGTCGCGCCGATCGAGCGGGTCCGCGTCGTCGGCGACGCCGCCATCGCCGTGCACCGGCACCCCACCGGCGACCCGGTAACCGACTGGGCGCTTACCTTCCTGACCCGCCACCACCGTGCGCTGTCGATTCGTGAGGCCGTGCGGCTGCTCGGCGAGCACGCCTACGACAAAGTCACCGCCGGGCTCATCGCCGGCGGCCTGGTCGAGCAGGTCACCAGACGCCGCATGCTCGGCCGGGTCATCGCGTACCCGCCGACAGACCCCGCGGTCATCCACCGCGTTCGTGGGCGGCTGCGCTACGGCGTCCTCGGCTACGACGACCCCGACCCGCAGACCGACGCCCTCGCCGGTCTACTACGGGCCCTGCGGCTCGAATCCGAGCTATACCTCGACGGCTTCGACACCGACCTGCGCGAGCGGCTCCGCCAGATGCTCGCCCGCGCCGGACATCACACACCCGCCACAGAAAAGATCGTCTGCGCCGTCGAAGACCTCATCGGCGAGACCGCCGTGTCGGTGTACCGATGA
- a CDS encoding SAM-dependent methyltransferase, translating to MGTEAMSWAPAELDLSRPNAARMYDYFLGGSHNFAADRQAADAVLAVAPHVADAARANREFLRRSVRYALQQGIRQFIDLGSGIPTVGNVHDIAHSVNADARVLYVDVEPVAVAHARALLGVDPRVDVIQADICFPDSIFNNPATQRLIDLGRPVAILFVSVLHFIPGDVNAIVEPFRAAASPGSALVISHATSGAATSQTEEVQRLYQRTPTPLQLRTAAEVETLFGHFHMVPASSTATSPTSGAPLVPVAEWRPEPDDQVETRQSVASPFLNAFLAGMGRKGVADHG from the coding sequence ATGGGTACTGAGGCTATGAGCTGGGCGCCCGCCGAGCTTGATCTGAGCCGCCCGAACGCCGCGCGAATGTACGACTACTTCCTCGGCGGCAGCCACAACTTCGCCGCCGACCGTCAAGCAGCCGACGCCGTCCTCGCCGTCGCACCCCACGTCGCGGACGCTGCCCGGGCTAACCGAGAGTTTCTGCGCCGTTCCGTCCGATACGCGCTGCAGCAGGGGATACGGCAGTTCATCGATCTCGGCTCGGGCATACCGACCGTCGGCAACGTCCACGACATCGCCCACTCCGTCAACGCCGACGCGCGGGTGCTCTACGTCGACGTCGAGCCGGTAGCCGTGGCGCATGCCAGGGCGCTGCTCGGAGTCGATCCGCGAGTGGACGTCATACAGGCCGACATCTGCTTCCCGGACTCTATTTTCAACAACCCCGCCACCCAGCGGCTGATCGACCTCGGCCGCCCGGTGGCCATCCTGTTCGTCTCCGTCCTGCACTTCATCCCCGGCGATGTCAACGCCATCGTGGAACCCTTCCGCGCCGCCGCGAGTCCCGGTAGTGCCCTCGTCATCTCCCACGCGACCTCCGGCGCAGCCACCAGCCAGACCGAGGAGGTGCAGCGGCTGTACCAGCGGACTCCCACCCCGCTTCAATTGCGCACCGCGGCGGAGGTCGAGACGTTGTTCGGTCACTTCCACATGGTTCCCGCCAGCTCTACGGCAACATCCCCGACGAGCGGTGCGCCTCTCGTCCCGGTCGCCGAGTGGCGTCCCGAGCCTGACGACCAAGTCGAGACGCGGCAGTCGGTAGCCAGCCCTTTTCTCAATGCGTTCCTCGCCGGCATGGGAAGAAAGGGAGTGGCGGATCATGGCTGA
- a CDS encoding deoxynucleoside kinase, whose translation MFITLAGPTGVGKTTLARRIAERLRAQLMLDPFADNPFLPQLYEHADIPQTPLALQVELTFMALRVAQLRQIDVLLAHGATVVADWSMAQQVVFAGTTLSAADARRVRASCSVWDDATIRPDLLIALSAPAPLLLRRIARRSRPMESVLSSTDLEKLARAFDTPLHDYAKRVIELDTSTFDALNDQDVTALLARIPAQERS comes from the coding sequence ATGTTCATCACTCTGGCTGGCCCCACCGGCGTAGGCAAGACAACCCTCGCGCGGCGAATCGCCGAACGGCTCCGGGCGCAACTCATGCTCGATCCCTTCGCCGACAACCCGTTCCTTCCGCAGCTGTACGAGCACGCGGACATCCCGCAGACACCGCTGGCTCTTCAGGTCGAGCTGACCTTCATGGCGCTACGAGTCGCCCAGCTACGACAGATCGACGTTCTCCTCGCCCACGGAGCAACGGTCGTAGCGGACTGGTCGATGGCTCAGCAAGTCGTCTTTGCCGGAACAACGCTGTCGGCCGCGGATGCCCGGCGCGTCAGGGCCTCCTGCTCTGTCTGGGACGACGCGACCATCAGGCCAGACCTTCTCATCGCCCTTAGCGCGCCGGCACCACTTCTCCTGCGCCGCATCGCGCGGCGCAGCAGGCCGATGGAGTCGGTCCTGTCGAGCACCGACCTGGAGAAGCTCGCCCGCGCGTTCGACACGCCCCTTCATGACTACGCCAAGCGAGTCATCGAACTCGACACCAGCACCTTCGACGCCTTGAACGACCAAGACGTCACCGCACTCCTTGCCCGCATACCAGCCCAGGAGAGGTCATGA
- a CDS encoding zinc-binding alcohol dehydrogenase, with protein MTETDVAQPRIAHAPPCSRVMITAPGQVEIVREHLPALGPDDIYAESVVSGISHGTEMAWVAGSAAALHRTWDPQRRIFLDGAGRDFPVAPGYETIARVTAIGEAAVGEVSIGDLVALDRPHGTAHIVSADAAIASRLPAGVDPERAVFFILARVALGGVHDAQVRLGDTVVVVGLGTVGLLAGQLARLAGAAKVIGVDRYPLRLDTADSLGITPVHAATEDDIAVQVRKLCGGQGADLAIEASGSYRGLHEAIRCVRVGGRVATVASYHGDQNGLRLGEEYHRNRITLVSSMTVNGCPQRAHPAWDLPRLSATARELIITGRVHVDSLVTHRFPFSEAAKAYHLIAQRPEETIKVVLTYDE; from the coding sequence ATGACCGAAACCGACGTCGCACAGCCACGCATCGCCCACGCACCTCCCTGCAGCAGGGTCATGATCACCGCCCCCGGCCAGGTGGAGATCGTCCGCGAGCACCTGCCCGCACTCGGCCCCGACGACATCTACGCCGAATCAGTCGTTTCCGGCATCAGCCACGGCACCGAGATGGCATGGGTGGCGGGGAGTGCCGCCGCGCTCCACCGCACCTGGGACCCGCAGCGACGTATCTTCCTCGACGGCGCCGGCCGGGACTTCCCGGTAGCGCCGGGCTACGAGACCATCGCCCGGGTCACCGCCATCGGCGAAGCCGCTGTCGGCGAGGTGAGCATCGGCGACCTCGTCGCCCTCGACCGCCCGCACGGCACCGCGCACATCGTCTCCGCAGACGCCGCCATCGCCAGCCGGCTGCCGGCCGGTGTCGACCCCGAACGCGCCGTCTTCTTCATCCTGGCGCGCGTCGCCCTCGGCGGCGTCCACGACGCCCAGGTACGCCTCGGCGACACCGTCGTCGTGGTCGGACTCGGCACCGTCGGCCTTCTCGCCGGCCAACTCGCGCGGCTCGCCGGAGCCGCCAAGGTCATCGGAGTGGACCGCTACCCGCTGCGCCTGGACACCGCCGACTCCCTCGGCATCACACCCGTGCACGCCGCCACCGAGGACGACATCGCGGTCCAGGTCCGCAAGCTCTGCGGCGGGCAGGGGGCGGACCTCGCCATCGAAGCCTCCGGCTCCTACCGTGGCCTGCACGAGGCGATCCGCTGCGTCCGGGTCGGCGGCCGGGTCGCGACTGTCGCCTCCTACCACGGCGACCAGAACGGCCTACGGCTCGGCGAGGAGTACCACCGCAACCGCATCACCCTGGTCTCCTCCATGACCGTCAACGGATGCCCACAACGCGCCCATCCCGCCTGGGACCTGCCCCGACTCAGTGCCACCGCTCGAGAGCTGATCATCACTGGGCGGGTGCATGTCGACAGCCTGGTGACCCACCGCTTCCCCTTCAGCGAGGCGGCCAAGGCGTACCACCTGATCGCCCAGCGCCCCGAGGAGACCATCAAGGTGGTGCTGACCTATGACGAGTAG
- a CDS encoding DegT/DnrJ/EryC1/StrS family aminotransferase — MTSSSHDVLNPVDDRYTPAPCGELEEIRATLDDGRLSGGAPVLALYEQALAKRFGARRAIAVNSGTSALHAALIALGVRPGTEVLVPATAPLPTAMPVLTCGATPVPVDTLPESLALDPADIQRKLTGRTRAAITLPLWGYPNDERASADLLAQAGVPVIEDACQAHGTRVGNQFAGTHGAVGCFSTHDRKLLSTGEGGFVLTDDEELGERIDWYTHLGHLRGTTHGVNYKLAGPLAAIGLRRLKLLDGQLDRRRRNAQRILAALPPGGLLRELPYGVQDKPNYYNLVLTIKDRIPQVAAAFEAAGLPPDSIRWRYRPLYHQPIFQPYANQCPHAEHLATATVQLPVHPGMTDATVAWMADRVAQIAQGENRA; from the coding sequence ATGACGAGTAGCAGCCACGACGTCCTCAACCCCGTCGACGACCGGTACACCCCAGCACCCTGCGGCGAACTCGAGGAAATCCGCGCCACCCTCGACGACGGCCGCCTCTCCGGCGGCGCACCCGTCCTCGCCCTCTACGAACAGGCGCTCGCCAAGCGCTTCGGTGCCCGCCGTGCCATCGCCGTCAACTCGGGAACCTCCGCGCTGCACGCCGCGCTCATCGCCCTTGGCGTCCGGCCCGGCACGGAGGTCCTGGTTCCGGCCACCGCACCCCTTCCGACAGCCATGCCGGTACTCACCTGCGGAGCCACGCCCGTCCCCGTCGACACCCTGCCCGAATCCCTCGCCCTCGACCCCGCCGACATCCAGCGCAAGCTCACCGGCCGCACCCGCGCCGCCATCACACTGCCGCTCTGGGGCTACCCCAACGACGAGCGTGCCAGCGCAGACCTCCTCGCCCAGGCCGGAGTGCCGGTCATCGAGGACGCATGCCAAGCCCACGGGACGCGAGTCGGCAACCAGTTCGCCGGCACCCACGGCGCAGTTGGCTGCTTCTCCACCCACGACCGTAAGCTCCTATCCACCGGCGAGGGCGGCTTCGTCCTCACCGACGACGAGGAACTCGGCGAGCGCATCGACTGGTACACCCACCTCGGCCACCTGCGCGGCACCACCCACGGCGTCAACTACAAGCTCGCCGGCCCTCTGGCCGCCATCGGCCTGCGCCGGCTCAAACTGCTCGACGGCCAGCTCGACCGACGCCGCCGCAACGCCCAACGCATCCTCGCCGCGCTACCGCCAGGCGGTCTGCTGCGGGAACTGCCGTACGGCGTCCAGGACAAGCCGAACTACTACAACCTCGTCCTCACCATCAAGGACCGCATCCCGCAGGTCGCTGCTGCGTTCGAGGCCGCCGGACTACCACCCGACTCGATCAGGTGGCGCTACCGGCCGCTGTACCACCAACCCATCTTCCAGCCCTACGCCAACCAGTGTCCCCACGCCGAACACCTCGCCACGGCCACCGTGCAGCTGCCAGTTCATCCTGGAATGACCGACGCGACCGTAGCGTGGATGGCCGACCGCGTAGCCCAGATCGCCCAAGGAGAAAACCGAGCATGA